A single window of Sulfurovum sp. UBA12169 DNA harbors:
- a CDS encoding 2,3,4,5-tetrahydropyridine-2,6-carboxylate N-succinyltransferase yields MQTVASTDEFKKLVAQVTSQEGYKEPIAFGIARVDRGQKNAEKILQANFGMINWKENFGSAAVCIKALQEAKCEVDFSGSEFVATINDSFVANAMAAFAPYLDEAAGDAHKNVQVIKALSAMEDIGKNFRIVFLFEDTNPASVEAVYLKLYALSLGKAKLRSINLNGAFGILSNVAWVGNTPYELEYLRDREIEMKLSGIFPVVDAVDKFPRYLQHVIPAENTRILEASKVRMGAQLAAGTTVMPGASYINFNAGTLGPVMVEGRISSSAVVGSGSDVGGGASILGVLSGTDGNPISIGENTLLGANSVTGIPLGDGCIVDAGITILAGTKIKIASAELEKIKAANPSAGLETKTTFKGKELQGLNGIHFRHDSLTGEIVARRSTREVKLNADLH; encoded by the coding sequence ATGCAGACAGTCGCATCAACAGATGAATTCAAAAAGTTAGTGGCGCAAGTGACGTCACAGGAGGGATATAAAGAGCCTATCGCATTTGGTATCGCCAGAGTCGACAGGGGGCAAAAAAATGCCGAGAAAATCCTTCAGGCCAATTTTGGAATGATCAACTGGAAAGAGAATTTTGGTTCTGCAGCTGTATGTATCAAGGCACTTCAAGAAGCAAAATGCGAAGTGGATTTTTCAGGGTCTGAATTTGTTGCAACGATCAATGACAGTTTTGTAGCCAATGCCATGGCCGCATTTGCTCCTTATTTGGATGAGGCGGCAGGCGACGCTCACAAAAATGTGCAAGTGATCAAAGCGTTGTCTGCCATGGAGGATATAGGCAAAAATTTCAGGATCGTTTTTTTGTTTGAAGATACCAATCCTGCAAGTGTTGAAGCAGTCTACTTGAAACTTTATGCGCTTTCCTTGGGCAAGGCAAAGCTTAGAAGTATCAATCTCAATGGAGCTTTTGGTATTTTAAGCAATGTGGCATGGGTGGGCAATACGCCATACGAACTTGAGTATTTAAGAGATCGCGAAATAGAGATGAAATTAAGCGGCATATTCCCTGTTGTAGATGCCGTGGATAAATTTCCAAGGTATTTGCAGCATGTCATCCCCGCCGAGAATACGCGTATCCTGGAAGCTTCCAAGGTAAGAATGGGTGCACAGCTTGCAGCAGGCACGACGGTAATGCCCGGAGCGTCCTATATCAATTTTAATGCGGGTACATTGGGGCCTGTAATGGTAGAAGGGCGCATCTCTTCCTCGGCAGTCGTAGGATCCGGTTCGGACGTAGGGGGGGGTGCCAGTATCCTCGGTGTGCTTTCAGGAACTGACGGCAATCCTATCAGTATCGGCGAAAATACTTTGCTTGGAGCCAATTCGGTGACAGGGATTCCGCTTGGAGACGGCTGCATCGTGGATGCGGGTATCACCATCTTAGCAGGAACAAAGATCAAAATTGCATCCGCGGAGCTCGAAAAGATAAAAGCAGCCAATCCTTCAGCCGGCCTTGAGACAAAAACCACCTTTAAAGGAAAAGAGCTTCAGGGGCTTAACGGCATTCATTTTAGACACGACTCTTTAACAGGTGAGATTGTCGCCAGAAGAAGCACGAGAGAAGTGAAACTTAATGCGGATTTGCATTAA
- a CDS encoding potassium channel protein yields MIDSRVFLFGYSNHGKPIARGLSEDGFYVVIVESDEKNSQQAKEDGFEETYLVDVTNDEHLIKLNITPKDQLVCVMDDEHLNVFLTLSLRSLFETCTILSISDSIHTTQKLKMAGADKVIDLYEVSANRIHSILKRPVTIKLLEGFVGDRREISFKEFVISEDSFLRGVMSDEYSFEQHGVLLVGMIDQELGNNFIFATAGVNHKLDTGDMIVCLGSEENLNAFENFITQTKERG; encoded by the coding sequence ATGATAGACTCAAGAGTTTTTTTGTTTGGTTACAGTAATCACGGAAAACCTATTGCCAGGGGGTTAAGTGAAGACGGTTTTTATGTGGTGATTGTCGAATCCGATGAAAAAAATTCTCAACAAGCCAAAGAAGACGGTTTTGAGGAGACGTATTTGGTTGATGTAACCAATGATGAGCATTTGATAAAATTAAATATTACGCCAAAAGATCAGCTTGTCTGTGTAATGGATGATGAGCATCTCAATGTCTTTTTGACGCTGTCGCTTCGTTCCCTGTTTGAGACATGCACCATTTTGTCCATCTCCGATTCGATCCATACAACGCAAAAACTCAAAATGGCAGGTGCCGATAAAGTAATTGATCTTTACGAAGTGAGCGCCAACCGCATCCACAGTATCCTCAAAAGGCCGGTTACAATAAAACTTCTTGAAGGATTTGTGGGTGACCGTCGCGAAATTAGTTTTAAAGAGTTTGTGATCTCGGAGGATTCTTTTCTAAGAGGTGTGATGTCTGATGAATATAGCTTTGAACAGCATGGGGTGCTTTTGGTGGGAATGATCGATCAGGAACTTGGAAACAATTTTATCTTTGCAACTGCAGGCGTGAATCACAAGTTGGATACCGGCGACATGATCGTTTGCCTGGGAAGCGAAGAAAATCTGAATGCATTTGAAAATTTTATCACCCAAACAAAAGAGAGAGGATAA
- the trpD gene encoding anthranilate phosphoribosyltransferase: MNVRAQFERLFNNEMSQEEGRRFLVDLRQKGETFEDIAAGAAVMREHSIKLPLSNALRQKAIDVVGTGGDKIGSFNISSTVSLLLASLGCMVAKHGSRNVTSVSGAADVLEALGINLDLSVENQMKMLEETGFCFIFAMNHHPAMKHIMPIRKSIDYHTIFNILGPLSSPAGARKYLLGVFDPSHVKRIADALLELDTIRALVVSSHDGMDEISLACRTSFAYLEDNRILEGEINPEALGFNYAPKEAILGGNAHVNAQITRDIFSGKEQGAKRDIVVLNAAFALFVEGNVRDIQEAIVMAKEAIDSKKALAHLDRIVKMSRQLSDEIKQ, translated from the coding sequence ATGAATGTCAGAGCACAATTTGAAAGATTATTCAATAACGAAATGAGCCAAGAGGAGGGGCGCCGGTTTCTTGTAGATCTCAGACAAAAGGGAGAAACTTTTGAGGATATCGCGGCCGGGGCTGCCGTGATGCGCGAACACTCCATCAAGCTTCCGCTTTCAAATGCTTTAAGACAAAAAGCAATTGATGTAGTAGGAACGGGGGGAGACAAGATAGGAAGTTTCAATATCTCATCTACCGTGTCACTTTTGCTCGCTTCGCTGGGATGCATGGTTGCCAAGCATGGGAGCAGAAACGTCACAAGCGTTTCAGGTGCCGCTGATGTGCTTGAGGCACTCGGGATCAACCTTGATCTTTCGGTTGAAAATCAGATGAAAATGCTTGAAGAGACAGGGTTTTGTTTTATTTTTGCGATGAATCACCATCCTGCGATGAAACATATTATGCCTATACGAAAATCTATAGACTACCATACTATTTTCAATATTTTAGGGCCATTAAGCAGCCCGGCAGGGGCAAGAAAATATCTGCTGGGTGTGTTTGATCCCAGTCATGTCAAACGTATTGCCGATGCGCTTTTGGAGCTCGATACGATAAGAGCTCTTGTGGTAAGCAGCCATGACGGCATGGATGAGATCTCTCTTGCCTGCAGAACTTCGTTTGCCTATTTGGAAGACAACCGCATTTTGGAAGGTGAGATCAATCCTGAAGCCCTTGGATTCAACTACGCACCCAAAGAAGCGATACTGGGCGGGAATGCGCATGTAAATGCACAAATTACCAGAGATATTTTTTCAGGAAAAGAGCAAGGGGCCAAAAGAGACATTGTGGTGCTTAATGCGGCTTTTGCTCTTTTTGTGGAAGGAAATGTGCGAGATATACAAGAAGCAATAGTGATGGCAAAAGAGGCGATTGACAGCAAAAAAGCACTGGCGCATCTGGACAGGATTGTCAAAATGAGCCGACAATTATCAGATGAAATCAAGCAATAG
- a CDS encoding TIGR02757 family protein, which yields MQQSFGKVNAKELKQLLDREVENRNHNAELSYARPDPLLIASRYKDESIALVCALFAYGNAHSIVAFLDSLNFSLLQKEEEKIKTMLTKHYYRFQKNEDVTALFIALKRLKEVDTIENFFYEGYKKEENILEGLWHFITALKAIYPHKSYGYGFLSGNLPKTLSQAGTYKRYLMYLRWMVRKDALDMGLWKKIDKKDLLIPLDTHTFHVSRKLGLLKRKSYDMKAVLELTGTLKKFDSKDPVKYDFALYRLGQEKRV from the coding sequence ATGCAGCAGAGTTTCGGCAAGGTCAATGCAAAAGAGCTTAAGCAGCTTTTGGACCGCGAAGTTGAAAATCGCAATCATAACGCCGAACTCTCCTATGCCAGACCGGATCCTCTTTTGATTGCTTCACGTTATAAGGATGAATCTATTGCTCTTGTTTGTGCCTTGTTTGCTTACGGAAATGCTCACAGCATTGTTGCATTTTTAGACAGTTTGAATTTTTCTTTGCTTCAAAAAGAGGAAGAAAAGATAAAAACAATGCTGACAAAACACTATTATCGTTTTCAAAAAAATGAAGATGTCACAGCGTTGTTTATAGCTTTAAAGCGCCTAAAAGAGGTGGATACAATAGAGAATTTTTTTTATGAGGGGTACAAAAAAGAGGAAAATATACTGGAGGGATTATGGCATTTTATCACCGCGCTGAAAGCGATTTATCCGCATAAAAGCTACGGATACGGCTTTCTCTCGGGCAATCTGCCCAAAACGTTGAGTCAGGCGGGGACCTACAAGCGCTATTTGATGTATTTGCGCTGGATGGTGCGAAAAGATGCACTCGATATGGGATTGTGGAAAAAAATAGATAAAAAAGATTTACTGATTCCGTTGGATACACATACGTTTCATGTGTCAAGAAAACTGGGTCTTCTTAAGCGCAAAAGTTATGACATGAAAGCGGTTTTAGAGTTGACCGGCACATTAAAAAAGTTTGACAGCAAAGATCCTGTCAAATATGATTTTGCACTTTATCGTCTGGGGCAGGAAAAAAGAGTGTAA
- the lptB gene encoding LPS export ABC transporter ATP-binding protein, with protein MHKLEAKHLSKTIKKTKIVHDISLVVKSKEIVGLLGPNGAGKTTSFYMVCGLTGTTGGEVFLDGHDITKLPLSSRAKLGIGYLPQESSIFKDLTVEENLLIAAEALNLSKETIGPRIEKLLEIFNIEPIRNREGIRLSGGERRRVEIARALVGEPKFLLLDEPFAGVDPIAVLDIQNIIRQLVELDMGILITDHNVRETLGICDRAYVMRSGEMLASGTSEEIAHDKNVRRYYLGEHFTF; from the coding sequence ATGCATAAACTTGAAGCCAAACATCTCTCAAAGACGATCAAGAAAACCAAAATTGTTCATGATATTTCTTTGGTGGTAAAAAGCAAAGAGATCGTAGGACTTCTGGGGCCTAACGGCGCGGGTAAAACCACCTCATTTTATATGGTATGCGGCTTGACGGGCACAACCGGAGGAGAAGTTTTTTTAGATGGCCATGATATCACAAAGCTCCCTCTTAGCAGCAGAGCCAAACTGGGCATAGGCTATCTTCCTCAAGAATCAAGCATCTTTAAAGACCTGACGGTCGAAGAAAATCTTCTTATTGCAGCTGAGGCGCTAAACCTGTCCAAGGAGACTATCGGGCCCCGAATAGAAAAATTGCTCGAAATTTTTAACATAGAACCTATTCGCAACCGAGAAGGAATACGTCTAAGCGGCGGAGAGCGAAGAAGGGTTGAGATAGCAAGAGCATTGGTTGGCGAGCCGAAATTTTTATTGCTCGATGAGCCTTTTGCGGGAGTGGACCCCATCGCTGTTTTGGACATACAAAATATTATCAGGCAGCTTGTTGAGCTGGATATGGGAATTTTGATTACCGATCATAATGTGCGTGAAACATTGGGGATTTGCGACAGGGCTTACGTGATGCGAAGCGGAGAGATGCTCGCATCAGGCACCAGCGAAGAGATAGCCCACGATAAAAATGTGCGCAGATACTATCTTGGGGAGCATTTTACATTTTGA
- a CDS encoding potassium channel protein, which produces MNQWVLKIALILSRSNRYKTVKSFVRGILNDSSNPYKKYVDLSIIFLIMTSITILVYQVKHPVPVWADYYDIYVVSAIFLVEYLFRVWVHSDITPLVIEEYRQSQFLGKTFHAVKPLKLAGKEKMEYMLTPSAIIDLLAIFPAYRPLRILRIFVLFRVFKLLRYAKNISQFTHVLSSKRFELLTLLFLLIFVVMTAGVALYVIEEQVNPDIESLFDAIYWALVTISTVGYGDISPVTDAGRSISMVIIISGIAMISFATSVIVSAFSEKLVELKEDRIVEKINKNKQFVIICGYGQMTKMFFAQNDDRLQNYIILEKDPLKVHEAQKDGFDVIQEDASRYKTLSKFNVMHSKITLLCLTKNDIENIYITLNAKSVSPKIDVIARASSREMVKKFERAGADHILLPTEVADTMIRTAISHPRMYKAVHAILAGKGTARVDEIRVLEQDMICQKRVDQIDFKSFRLLFIGIYRGKDHPFMFIPSKDEIFQQEDVLLVMGQEASIEYFKDLYKRGGRS; this is translated from the coding sequence ATGAATCAATGGGTATTGAAGATCGCACTGATTCTTTCCCGCTCCAACCGCTACAAAACGGTCAAATCTTTTGTCCGAGGCATACTGAACGATTCCTCGAATCCTTATAAAAAATATGTCGATTTGAGCATTATCTTTTTGATAATGACCTCTATAACAATTCTTGTCTATCAGGTTAAGCATCCTGTGCCTGTATGGGCAGATTACTATGATATCTATGTCGTTTCGGCCATTTTTTTGGTTGAGTACCTTTTCCGCGTATGGGTTCACAGCGATATCACGCCCTTGGTGATCGAAGAGTATCGGCAATCCCAATTTTTAGGAAAAACGTTTCATGCTGTCAAACCCCTGAAGCTTGCAGGCAAGGAAAAGATGGAGTATATGCTCACCCCTTCGGCCATTATCGATCTTTTAGCGATATTTCCTGCATACAGGCCGTTAAGGATTTTGCGTATTTTTGTTCTTTTTCGCGTATTTAAACTGCTTCGCTACGCCAAAAATATCAGTCAATTTACCCATGTGCTTTCAAGCAAACGTTTTGAGCTGCTGACTCTTTTGTTTCTTTTGATTTTTGTTGTTATGACTGCGGGGGTGGCCCTTTACGTTATCGAAGAGCAGGTCAATCCCGACATCGAATCGCTTTTTGATGCAATCTATTGGGCTTTGGTGACGATTTCAACCGTTGGGTATGGGGACATTTCCCCCGTAACGGATGCAGGAAGAAGCATCTCGATGGTGATTATTATCAGCGGTATTGCGATGATTTCTTTTGCAACCTCTGTGATCGTTTCGGCTTTTTCAGAAAAATTGGTTGAGCTAAAAGAGGATCGAATTGTCGAAAAGATTAACAAAAATAAACAATTTGTTATCATTTGCGGATATGGCCAAATGACTAAAATGTTTTTTGCCCAAAATGATGACCGTCTGCAAAATTATATTATTCTCGAAAAAGACCCGCTTAAAGTCCACGAAGCCCAAAAAGACGGTTTTGATGTGATACAAGAGGATGCCAGCCGCTATAAGACGCTTAGCAAATTTAACGTGATGCACTCGAAGATTACACTGCTTTGCCTTACCAAAAACGACATTGAAAACATCTATATCACCCTCAATGCCAAAAGCGTCTCTCCTAAAATAGATGTTATAGCCAGGGCAAGCAGCCGCGAGATGGTGAAAAAATTTGAGCGTGCCGGAGCAGACCACATCTTACTGCCCACCGAAGTAGCCGATACGATGATACGTACCGCCATTTCCCATCCTAGGATGTATAAGGCGGTACATGCCATTTTGGCCGGAAAAGGCACTGCACGTGTTGATGAGATACGTGTGCTGGAGCAGGACATGATTTGTCAAAAACGTGTTGATCAGATTGATTTTAAATCTTTCAGACTTCTTTTTATCGGTATCTACAGAGGCAAAGATCATCCTTTTATGTTTATTCCCTCCAAAGATGAGATATTTCAACAAGAAGATGTGCTGTTGGTGATGGGGCAAGAAGCAAGTATCGAATATTTTAAAGATCTCTACAAAAGAGGCGGACGATCATGA
- a CDS encoding thiamine phosphate synthase has product MLFYAITDPSTLDFESLERDLRRFSQKASMIVYRDKNCKTYAVYAKKFVETAKRFGFDKVLLHGDADLAKSCGADGVHLRSDQFDQIKKAKAANLFVIVSTHLLKEAKQAEALGADMVTFSPVFETPNKGEPVGLVGLQKISSILSIPVIALGGITTQERAEACKKAGAEGVGAIRYFA; this is encoded by the coding sequence ATGCTTTTTTACGCAATCACTGATCCCTCTACCTTGGATTTTGAATCTTTAGAGAGGGATTTGAGACGTTTTTCCCAAAAAGCCTCTATGATCGTTTATAGAGATAAAAACTGTAAAACGTATGCTGTTTATGCCAAAAAGTTTGTGGAAACCGCAAAGCGGTTTGGATTTGATAAAGTGTTGCTGCACGGTGATGCGGATTTGGCAAAATCCTGCGGTGCGGACGGTGTGCATTTGAGAAGCGATCAGTTTGATCAGATCAAAAAAGCCAAAGCAGCCAATCTTTTTGTCATTGTAAGCACCCATCTGCTCAAAGAGGCAAAACAGGCTGAAGCGCTCGGTGCAGATATGGTGACTTTTAGTCCTGTGTTTGAGACGCCCAACAAAGGAGAGCCGGTCGGCCTGGTCGGCCTTCAGAAGATTTCCTCAATCCTGTCGATACCGGTGATAGCCTTGGGAGGTATCACGACGCAAGAGCGTGCAGAGGCCTGTAAAAAGGCCGGCGCAGAAGGGGTTGGCGCTATTCGTTATTTTGCATAG
- a CDS encoding DUF445 domain-containing protein, with product MFFSKPTLTNISALLCIGLSYLVSPAYQSALLYAGLFALSGSLTNQIAIHMLFEKIPGLYGSGVIEKNFEMFKKAIHSMIMTQFFTKEKIEAFFQQEDQKIDLAPLIGSTDFTPAFDALSLTVMESKFGGMVSMFGGQNALDSLREPFADKLKNAVTAIVGSKMFKAQLEHHLAHSSLSSDFMLSIEQIVAQRLDELTPKMIKELVQQLIGEHLGWLVIWGGVFGGLIGVVSSLVL from the coding sequence TTGTTTTTTTCAAAACCTACACTCACCAATATTTCTGCACTCTTGTGTATCGGGCTTTCTTATTTGGTATCTCCTGCATACCAATCTGCATTGCTTTATGCAGGACTGTTCGCACTTTCAGGATCACTCACCAATCAAATTGCTATTCATATGCTATTTGAAAAAATCCCCGGACTCTATGGCTCGGGAGTCATTGAAAAAAACTTTGAAATGTTTAAAAAAGCGATTCATTCTATGATCATGACTCAATTTTTCACCAAAGAAAAAATAGAGGCGTTTTTCCAGCAGGAAGACCAAAAAATAGATCTTGCGCCTCTTATTGGTTCCACAGATTTTACTCCCGCTTTTGATGCACTTTCTTTAACGGTAATGGAATCAAAATTTGGAGGAATGGTTTCTATGTTTGGCGGACAAAATGCCCTGGATTCTCTACGGGAACCTTTTGCAGACAAACTTAAAAATGCCGTTACAGCCATCGTGGGTTCAAAAATGTTCAAAGCACAACTAGAGCATCATCTTGCACACTCTTCCTTAAGCAGCGACTTTATGCTTTCTATAGAACAGATTGTTGCACAAAGACTTGATGAGCTTACACCCAAAATGATCAAAGAGTTAGTACAGCAGCTCATCGGTGAGCATTTGGGTTGGCTCGTGATCTGGGGCGGAGTTTTTGGAGGCTTGATAGGAGTGGTTTCTTCGCTGGTTCTTTAG
- a CDS encoding tRNA (adenosine(37)-N6)-threonylcarbamoyltransferase complex ATPase subunit type 1 TsaE, whose product MKEIRASLGQLDKVVAYLEKRLPQNCIVFLRGDLAAGKTTLTQAIAKSRGVEGEVTSPTFSLQHCYGNNLYHYDLYRLDHETFMQMGLFEEFEKEGWHMIEWGSDALWNFLKNVGYHLVLISIEPDDHNRRYRIET is encoded by the coding sequence ATGAAAGAAATCAGAGCATCGCTTGGTCAATTGGATAAGGTAGTTGCCTATCTTGAGAAGCGTTTGCCTCAAAACTGTATTGTTTTTTTACGCGGAGACTTGGCTGCAGGTAAAACCACGCTTACACAGGCAATTGCGAAATCAAGAGGGGTAGAGGGGGAGGTAACTTCCCCTACTTTTTCTTTGCAGCACTGTTACGGAAATAATCTTTACCATTATGATCTTTATCGGCTGGACCATGAAACGTTTATGCAAATGGGACTTTTTGAGGAGTTTGAAAAAGAGGGGTGGCACATGATAGAGTGGGGCAGTGATGCGCTTTGGAATTTTTTAAAAAATGTCGGATATCATTTGGTATTGATCAGCATTGAACCCGATGATCACAATAGAAGATACAGGATAGAAACATAA
- a CDS encoding Asp-tRNA(Asn)/Glu-tRNA(Gln) amidotransferase GatCAB subunit B: MFETVIGLEVHVQLNTKTKIFCSCPTSFAAHQNENTCPTCLALPGALPVLNLEAVKKAMNFGYAIDAKVNQKSIFNRKSYFYPDSPMAYQISQFDIPIVGEGSLSIDFDDGTTKVIGITRAHLEADAGKNMHEGNISKVDLNRAGTPLLEIVSEPDMRSADEAVRYLKKLHSIVRYLDISDANMQEGSFRCDVNVSIRPKGQKTFGTRVEIKNINSFRFVAAAIAYEVQRQTEAYEDGVYEREICQETRLWNVAEGVTKSMRGKEESADYRYFPDPDLRPVIVTEAMMEEAKIIPELPDAKVKRYIEELGIKKEDALVITAAKEMAYYFEEMLAHGAVAKSAVTWLTSELLGRLNKAGISIENSPVDAKTLGCLVSKIEDDTISGKGAKEVLDYMMENESKDIDAIIEQLGLMQVSDDGAILAIIDEILANNQDKVAEYRSGKDKLFGFFVGQTMKASKGSANPGKVNELLKQKLD, translated from the coding sequence ATGTTTGAAACCGTCATCGGTCTTGAAGTCCATGTCCAGCTTAACACAAAAACAAAGATCTTTTGCTCTTGTCCTACTTCGTTTGCAGCGCATCAAAACGAAAACACCTGCCCCACCTGTCTGGCCTTGCCGGGCGCCTTGCCTGTACTCAACCTTGAAGCGGTCAAAAAAGCAATGAATTTTGGATACGCGATCGATGCCAAGGTTAATCAAAAATCGATTTTCAACCGCAAAAGTTATTTTTATCCGGATAGCCCTATGGCCTACCAAATCAGTCAATTTGACATTCCTATCGTCGGAGAAGGATCATTGAGTATCGATTTTGATGACGGAACAACCAAAGTTATAGGCATTACCCGCGCCCACCTTGAAGCAGATGCGGGAAAAAATATGCACGAAGGAAACATCTCCAAGGTTGATCTGAACCGTGCAGGAACTCCTTTGCTTGAGATTGTTTCTGAACCTGATATGAGATCAGCGGATGAGGCGGTGCGTTATCTGAAAAAACTGCACTCTATTGTGCGTTATCTCGATATCAGTGATGCCAACATGCAGGAGGGATCGTTTAGATGCGATGTAAACGTCTCTATCCGCCCTAAAGGGCAAAAGACGTTTGGCACAAGAGTGGAGATAAAAAATATCAACTCTTTTAGATTTGTAGCCGCTGCGATCGCGTATGAAGTGCAAAGACAGACAGAAGCATATGAAGACGGAGTATATGAGCGCGAAATTTGTCAGGAAACAAGGTTGTGGAATGTGGCTGAGGGGGTTACGAAATCTATGAGAGGAAAAGAAGAGAGCGCAGACTACCGTTATTTTCCGGATCCCGATCTTCGTCCTGTCATCGTGACTGAAGCGATGATGGAAGAAGCAAAAATTATTCCCGAGCTTCCTGATGCGAAAGTAAAACGCTATATTGAAGAACTTGGCATAAAAAAAGAGGATGCGCTTGTAATCACAGCGGCCAAAGAGATGGCATATTATTTTGAGGAGATGCTTGCACACGGCGCTGTTGCAAAATCAGCGGTGACATGGCTTACTTCAGAACTGCTGGGGCGGCTCAATAAAGCAGGCATTTCGATCGAAAATTCCCCCGTGGATGCAAAAACACTCGGTTGCCTAGTCTCTAAAATCGAAGACGATACGATTTCCGGCAAAGGTGCCAAAGAGGTACTTGACTATATGATGGAAAATGAAAGCAAAGATATCGATGCTATTATTGAACAGTTAGGACTTATGCAGGTGAGTGATGACGGTGCAATTTTGGCCATCATTGATGAAATACTTGCGAACAATCAGGACAAGGTAGCCGAGTACAGATCAGGAAAAGACAAACTGTTTGGATTTTTTGTCGGACAAACGATGAAAGCCAGTAAAGGATCTGCCAATCCGGGAAAGGTCAATGAACTGCTAAAGCAAAAATTAGATTAA
- a CDS encoding F0F1 ATP synthase subunit A, whose translation MEGVFTYLGAIFGHGDAMMVAHLILVAIIVLFIAKMATKSFRAVPSGTQNVMEAYLGGVIAMGKDVIGEELARKYFPLVAAVGLFIFISNVIGIVPGFEAPTSNINVTLPLALMVFVYYNYEGIRKNGVVHYFAHFAGPVKMLAPLMFPIEIVSHLSRIISLSFRLFGNIKGDDLFLWVLLMLVPFIAPLPAYLLLTFSALLQTFVFMILIYVYLAGAVAIDAEHEKAPNPVVDTIGAV comes from the coding sequence ATGGAAGGTGTATTTACCTATTTAGGTGCTATTTTTGGTCATGGCGATGCGATGATGGTTGCGCATTTGATTTTGGTCGCAATAATTGTACTATTTATCGCAAAAATGGCAACAAAAAGTTTTAGAGCGGTACCTTCAGGTACGCAAAACGTGATGGAAGCCTATCTTGGCGGTGTGATTGCAATGGGGAAAGATGTGATTGGTGAAGAGCTGGCCAGAAAATATTTTCCTCTTGTGGCAGCAGTTGGACTTTTTATTTTTATTTCAAATGTCATCGGTATCGTTCCCGGCTTTGAAGCTCCAACTTCCAATATTAACGTAACATTGCCGTTGGCGCTTATGGTGTTTGTGTATTATAACTACGAAGGTATTAGAAAAAATGGCGTAGTTCACTATTTTGCACACTTTGCAGGACCGGTAAAGATGCTTGCGCCTTTAATGTTCCCTATTGAAATCGTTTCACACCTTTCTAGAATCATCTCGCTTTCATTCAGGCTTTTTGGTAACATCAAAGGAGATGATCTTTTCTTATGGGTACTTTTGATGCTGGTGCCTTTTATTGCTCCGCTTCCGGCCTATCTGTTGCTTACGTTTTCTGCATTGTTGCAAACGTTTGTATTTATGATACTTATCTACGTGTATCTTGCCGGTGCTGTTGCGATAGACGCAGAGCATGAAAAAGCACCCAATCCTGTTGTAGATACGATAGGCGCAGTGTAG